Proteins co-encoded in one Pseudophryne corroboree isolate aPseCor3 chromosome 1, aPseCor3.hap2, whole genome shotgun sequence genomic window:
- the LOC134928763 gene encoding collagen alpha-1(I) chain-like isoform X1, translated as MSGLRNPPSRPARSAGLPARLLDSPDVPPGRGSPAAADAVSVRETRAVRGRARPPARAPPRVSSPSPSPLRSAAGDGAAGAAMETRAVRGRARPPARAPPRASSPSPSPLQSAAGDGAPGSRRSLRRPARDGVLPSLAPPLLTAGGRAGHVGRGRSSRPAARRLSPLPNTAASVNGRVGGRAADGLLPARADNMAHSRGAHMRHTPSVPLPPPPVRSAPSRVGVGRRPRSAPAGGALSITDSAGPAVRGRPAPARGVPARPTSPFAVGPGASGPSRTPALASGSAAARGRAPPGRQRAGSRLPANHPTRGRRAQADHDPAPTPRIHFSTADASAVSSQSDVGLLPSSGDDSPVADARVGRQSRGRQSIRGLAQPDGGAMIPDSEGSSGSLLPTGGLRTARRAHDARRRSVLTSPAPATAPLVDASVLSAICAAVVSAVAPLLSSVPGGLGRPTASLADSIAQSLIPLLSTGATTPPFAPLPVAAGPEAVQGNNVSFVSPATVVGSAMESAGVSTSRSVAGGADGVPSRAGHPPGMEALAHRSLAPATFAAYRAAWERWCRFIRERGQCGKTSHDLLLDYIWVLYSDGISRASVNRVLAGISYFLQLRGEADFTKSFFLRRVLKGWARATPPLPDTRQPITGALLRRILGSLPSICFSGYEVRLFRAAFTMAFHGAFRVGELVSVSRASVSPMLEAHVVIRPDGLWCKIQRSKTDVAGRGQWVRMGPARARGICPVSAARAYSSIRPPTPTGWLVHCDGAPLTRYQFRSVLGRCILYLGLSPADYGTHSFRIGAASAAAAAGWSEVEVRALGRWRSGAVRRYIRPFPPSAPL; from the exons ATGTCGGGGTTACGAAACCCCCCTTCCCGTCCTGCAcgcagcgctggcctccccgcccggctgttAGATTCCCCTGATGTtccgccgggtcggggaagccctgCTGCTGCGGATGCTGTATCTGTGAGGGAGACCAGGGCTgtgcgcggccgagctcggccgcccgcccgcgctcccccacGTGTGTCCTCCCCGTCTCCTTCCCCGCTGCGATCAGCGGCTGGCGACGGAGCTGCTGGGGCTGCCATGGAGACCAGGGCTgtgcgcggccgagctcggccgcccgcccgcgctcccccacgtgcttcctccccgtctccttccccgctgcaatcagcggcgggggacggagcgccggggagcaggagaagcctcaggcggcctgccagggacggtgtttTACCGTCCCTGGCCCCGCCGCTTCTTACAGCGGGTGGCCGCGCGGGTCACGTGGGGCGGGGGCGGAGCTCCCGCCCGGCGGCCCGGCGGCTCTCCCCACTTCCCAACACGGCTGCCTCAGTTAAtgggcgggtggggggtcgcgCGGCAGATGGATTACTGCCTGCGCGTGCGGACAACATGGCGCACAGCAGGGGGGCCCACATGAGGCATACCCCCTCTGTGCCACTACCCCCCCCACCCGTGCGGTCAGCGCCCTCCCGCGTTGgggtggggcgtcgcccccgctccgCGCCAGCGGGGGGGGCATTATCCATTACAGATAGTGCGGGGCCGGCCGTACGGGGGCGGCCCGCGCCCGCCCGCGGTGTGCCTGCCCGTCCGACCTCCCCTTTCGCGGTGGGGCCCGGGGCGTCGGGCCCATCCAGGACGCCCGCCTTGGCAAGTGGCTCGGCCGCCGCCCGCGGCCGCGCGCCTCCTGGCAGACAGCGGGCGGGGTCGCGCCTGCCAGCTAATCACCCCActagggggcggcgtgcgcaggcgGATCACGACCCAGCACCCACTCCCCGCATCCATTTTTCAACTGCCGACGCTTCCGCGGTCAGCTCTCAGTCCGACGTCGGACTCCTCCCTTCTAGTGGCGACGACTCTCCTGTGGCCGACGCTCGGGTCGGTAGACAGTCGAGGGGTCGGCAGTCTATACGCGGTCTGGCGCAGCCAGACGGTGGTGCCATGattcccgacagtgagggatcctccggatccttgctcccgacgggaggtttgcgtaccGCACGTCGGGCGCATGACGCGCGGAGGAGGTCCGTCCTTACTTCACCTGCCCCTGcgactgcacccttggtggacgcctccgtcttgtccgccatttgtgccgctgtagtgtcagcggtggctcccttgttatcctccgtacccgggggactggggcggcccaccgcttccttggcggatagcattgcgcaatccctTATTCCACTTCTGTCTACTGGGGCAACTACCCCCCCTTTTGCCCCGCTCCCGGTGGCTGCGGGACCGGAGGCGGTGCAGGGGAACAATGTCTCCTTTGTCTCCCCAGCCACGGTAGTCGGATCGGCAATGGAATCCGCCGGTGTATCCACGAGTCGTTCGGTGGCCGGAGGCGCGGACGGCGTGCCCTCTCGagcag gtcatccacccggaatggaggcgttagcccacaggtcattggcccctgcaacttttgcggcctatcgggccgcctgggagcggtggtgtcgcttcatccgggagagaggccagtgtggtaagacctctcatgatttacttttagattacatctgggttctgtactccgacggtatttcgcgggcgtctgttaacagggttctggcgggtatctcttactttctgcagctgcggggggaagcggattttacgaagtcctttttcctccggcgggtgttgaaaggttgggctcgggccaccccgcccctcccggatacccgccagccgatcaccggtgctttgctgaggcggattttgggatccctaccgagcatttgcttttcgggatacgaggttcgcctcttccgggcggcctttactatggccttccacggtgcgttcagggtgggtgagctggtgtccgtctctcgggcttcggtctcgcccatgctggaggcccacgtCGTCATCCGCCCCGACGGTTTATGGTGCAAAATTCAGCgatccaagactgacgtagccggcagggggcagtgggttcgaatgggtccggctcgtgcgcggggcatttgtccagtttccgcggcccgggcatattcgtccatacggcctccaacgcccaccgggtggctcgtccactgTGACGgcgccccgttgaccagatatcaattccggtcggttttggggcgttgtattttgtacctgggtctatctccggccgactatgggactcactctttccgcatcggcgctgcttcagctgccgctgcggcgggttggtccgaggtcgaagtccgggcactgggtaggtggaggtctggtgcagtcagacgctatatcaggccttttcctcccagtgcgcccctttga
- the LOC134928763 gene encoding uncharacterized protein LOC134928763 isoform X2 codes for MESAGVSTSRSVAGGADGVPSRAGESSSDPDWSKGSASGLGSGTRSSASSIGSSAGRISGKRSRRRRRGTDSSLASTSSEGLSSSDGGLHRVKRRRQRKRRYSTSSASQVSVESDTVHCANTAVQRGLRPRIRDRIRKGQYVNIFALTSDDRKALLSAKKKGQGSEDTLRSYQNWVRCMLIFAACYLETRPDEHMNVVRYQFLIHVLYHKYKGSAWRRYDEDFRRKQHGREIYNFGKKDVELCSELTQGPAATDDGGSARRWAKKPASRSAGFRGGAGRAGHGKCFAFNNAQCDLGGRCRFRHSCIRCGGGHGIKDCPSPGTGSAFGSQPRQSRAPAATGASHSSHPN; via the coding sequence ATGGAATCCGCCGGTGTATCCACGAGTCGTTCGGTGGCCGGAGGCGCGGACGGCGTGCCCTCTCGagcaggtgagtcttcctcggaccctgactggtccaaggggagcgctaGCGGCTTGGGTTCGGGTACTCGCTCCAGCGCCTCTAGCATAGGTAGCAGCGCAGGCAGGATTTCCGGCAAGCGCAgtaggcgcaggcgtcggggcacagattcctcccttgcctctacttcctcggagggtctgtcctcctcagatgGCGGCTTGCACAGGGTGAAGCGTCGTAGACAACGCAAGCGGCGGTATTCCACCTCGTCCGCGtcccaagtatcggtggaatcagacaccgtgcactgcgccaatacggcggtgcaacgtggactcaggccccggatccgggaccgtatccgtaagggccaatatgtgaacatttttgcccttaccagcgacgatcgcaaagccttgctttcggctaagaaaaaggggcagggtagcgaggacactttgcggtcctaccagaattgggtccgctgcatgttgatctttgcggcgtgttacctagagacgcgcccggatgaacatatgaacgtggtgcgctatcaatttcttatacacgttctgtaccataagtacaaagggtctgcCTGGCGGCGCTACGACGAGGATTTCCGACGCAAACAACATGGCCGGGAGATCTATAACTTTGGTAAAAAAGAcgtggaattgtgctctgaactgacACAAGGTCCGGCCGCCACAGATGACGGCGGCTCGGCAAGACGATGGGCAAAAaaacctgcctctcgttctgccggctttcgcggaggcgcagggcgcgcggggcatgggaaatgcttcgcttttaataatgcacaatgcgacttgggggggcgatgtcgttttcgccactcctgtatcagatgtggcgggggccacggcaTTAAAGATTGCCCCAGTCCTGGGACCGGAAGTGCTTTTGGCTCGCAGCCCCGacagagtcgcgctcccgcggccaccggcgctagccacagctcccaccccaattag